Proteins from one Thioflavicoccus mobilis 8321 genomic window:
- a CDS encoding polyhydroxyalkanoic acid system family protein produces MSRIHFTRRHRLGVDEARVRISEVAQRLEREFHVACRWQGNRLSFKRSGVSGRIDVGEDAVTLDVHLGLFLLPMRQTIANRIDDKLTHVLS; encoded by the coding sequence ATGTCCCGTATCCACTTCACTCGCCGTCACCGACTCGGTGTCGACGAGGCCCGAGTCCGCATCTCGGAGGTCGCCCAGCGTCTCGAGCGTGAGTTCCATGTCGCCTGCCGTTGGCAAGGCAATCGGCTGTCGTTCAAGCGGTCCGGGGTCTCGGGCCGCATCGATGTCGGCGAGGACGCGGTGACGCTCGATGTCCACCTCGGCTTGTTCCTTTTGCCGATGCGTCAGACCATCGCAAATCGCATCGACGACAAGTTGACCCATGTCCTGAGCTGA